gtgtgtgtgtgtgtgtgtgtgtgtgtgtgtgtgtgtgtgtgtgtgtgtgtgtgtgtgtgcattcatgtgtgtttgttctctggcAGGTAACAAAAAGTAGCTTCAGAGCCGAGTCCTGAGCCAAACTCTGGCcagtggaaaaagaaagataaggATGTTTCTAAGGAAAGTGAGGAACACACCTGCTGTTTTATAAACTTCAAATGCCAGCGTCAcagacatcaaacacacacacacacacacacacacacacacacacacacacacacacacacacacagctgcacataAACGCCTGTGATCATGAAATAAAGTGTTCAGAAAAAGGATGACACGTGAGGACGGAAATGACAAAATAAGAAATTTATAATTCTCAGGaggtcaaagacaaaacacaatttcctcGTTCCcacttgttatttttttcctggTTGCTGTTTACCAGTTTGAAAAAAGCCTGAGGCTTCTGCCACATTGAGTTTTGCTTCTCTTGAAGTTGTTGCCGTGGATGTTTAACAACTTACCTGCAGATGTCAAGCAATTCATGATTATGATGAATTATGATCACTAGATACAACgatataaatacaacacatgcTCAATAACATGATCAATtaacaataattacaattatacAACCATTTATTCATGTAGAGCTTTTATCAATGCTCATAAACCCTGAGACATAGactaaaaatacagaaaaacaaataactagaaatataaaaactagTATAGCACTCAGGAGAGCACATAcatcccttaaattcaatcaagctgcaccaaatttcacaccgACTCGTcgatatcagtcctcttaataTGCAAGATTATTTTTATCtcgatccatgaattattccttgggTAATTGATTAAAATGTGCCCCAAGTCGGAATGATAAAGAAACGCAAAATCCTGGCTCTGCGAGCAGACAAACAAGGCtcacagtccccttatgaaaccacttttagattcactagatcctgatttgTGTGCTCATCTTTGAATTGGATTCGCTGTGGAAGAGGAAGCCAGTggaaaaaaagtataaaaagtcAGGTTTTCATGTCTATGAAAATTTAATTACAGTTAGATTTAGATGAAAACTACATTTAACTTGTTTTGTCTGCGTTTTAAACTCaatctcaaacaaacacatttaaaccaGGCGCATCCTTCACCTGACAGCGGcgtgtgcagcactttcaccTCCGTGGTGCAGGTAATCAGAATGAGGAATGAAAATGCTCTCGGCACAATTAGCCGTGTGCGGCAGGAATGCAAAAAGCATCCATGGCAATCATCGCcgtctgactcacacacacgctactGTGAAGTGAACGCCACTCATCAGGACCTGCAGCAGAACAATCAGCTCGACGCTCCAGCGCCCACATACACATCAAGCTGACATCAGCTTGCAGCGAAACAAGCGAATGTTGTAATGACGTTAATGTTTTCACTGACGAGTCTTACATCAGATCCACTGTGTTCAGTGCTTCATGGTAAAGTAGAAGTTTGCCCACGTTTTTCCTCAGGTTTGCTTTTGTCCACTGAACCTGACCTCGGGGTAAAAATAATGAGGAAGAAGCTCGTTGACTCTGTGCCACCTCTTACCCAACTTGTTtaatctctcctcctcctcctcctcatctcatccCTCTCTGGGATCCTGTCCTCCTCTTACCCCTTGAGTCTTCCTCCTGCTTGCCCCATGCTCTGTCCGTGGACTGGACGTGTAGCATGTATCCTTCTGGAAAAGCATTTTGAAGCCAACAAGTCACATTTATGACtcaaatgtgcaccttactgaatcaggaattgcGATTGGATTCTGCAGATATAATTGGCCCctgtgtgtaaattgtggccccatttatggcccctgattcaGAAAAATCCTACTGGTCCTTCCCTGAGTTTTATGGTGAGCTAATCCACACCTGGAAATGCACAAAAACAGAGTGTGACCGTCACCAGCCTTATTAGAAACTGTAcagagaaatggaaagaaatcTAAATGTCAATGAAGCACCTCAAACATTAGATCGTGATACGAATCCTCAATAATGTACCTGACCtctgattcttttcttttaccGGCTAAACGCGGTGACATTTCAAACGGGGGACGagcaataaaacatgtaaatactTTCTAAATGACTGGAGCCGTAGGTTTGGTTGTGACATTTCCCCCGGTGGATTGTGCGCGGCGGTTTGTGTGCATCCTGAGAGAATTGGACCGAGCTTTTCTTAATCTCCTCGTGTAatgagtttttctctttttggtaTTCAGATTAATTCTGGGATTGGGCTCAGTCCCATGTAATAGCGTTTGGTTGTCTCTAATCTCCTAACCCCATAATTCTTAATCAAAACCAAAggcagtatttttttttattcattatctAATCCGTCATGAATGAGGCCATGGATTACAACTCCGACCTTGGCTTTCTGCACAGCCGAGCAGGACTCTCAGCTGCTTCCTAACCTGTGAGGACCTCACCTGAACACCACGCTGCTGCAGAACTAATAATTGTCTTCACCTGTGTTCACGTCCTTGTGCGTTTCGCCCTCAGTTTTCCTCGAAACACAGGAGTCCGCAACCTTGGCCGGAGGTGAAGGAGACGTGGTCAGAGATAAGGGGATAGTGgcatctgtctgtttgctccGCCGGTAAGACGGTCAGAGGCTGTGATCCATACTTATTCACTCCTGGAAGAGACGGAGGAAAAGGAGATTGAGGAGGAAGGATCcagagaagaagatgagaaACAGCTGAGGGAGTCTGTTGTTGACATctttaaaatgctaaaatgGAGCATTACTGAGTTCATGTGGAGGAAAGGTCAGGAAAGCGGTGAAGAGCTAAATTTAGACGGGATTTATTTTGACCACCTTGATGCACGAACCCAGCTGCATTATAAATATAtcttgcaaaagaaaaaaaacatatttctttgtGGAATCGGTAGAATTCCTCTCAGACGTCACATTTAAATCCCTCGGACCTGTCAGGTCCTGTTCATGTGTCTCTCAACTGTAAATACGAGCACAGACGAAATCAAATCCAGACTATGACTCCAGCGTGAAAGAGTGGCAGACATGTGAGTGTGTCCCATCCATCACAATGAGATGAACAGTCTCTGGGGCTGATAAGCCAGGTCTGTGTCAACAGCCTGTCAATGAAGAcaaacgaggaggaggaggactctTGGAAGTGCAGAGCGTaatttatttctccctctctctctctctctcaacctctctctgtgttcctctgtgtctccccctcttctcctgcCACCTGAGAGCCCGGCAGTAAATAATTCAGGGGGAATGCTGTCATCTGCTGGCGCGCAGGTGAAGTGGCCTCATGGATATAAAGCAACAGATCACAGCAGTAAATCAGGACATAAAAAACAACCCTGAGCAGTAACTCACAGAGCCGCAGGGGCCGGATTTACGACGCTCCTCTCTCTTTTAAAACCATCCTCACGGGCTTAAGGTCAGTTAAGCATCATTATGATGCAGTGGAGGCCCATTTTAAATTCTGCTCATAAACATTGACGTCAGCCTATAAAGAAAGATGGAAGACAGCGCGAGAGGCCAGTTTTCAAATTGAGATCATGTGAACcgtttttgttggtttgttgggaCACTTGGGTTAAAATGCAAATTGTTGATCTCCAATTAGAACCAGGTATCTgcgaaagaaaagaaaaatacctaTGTTAAGTTAAAATGCTTCAATTAGATTAAGCACCCTGAGATTTTATTTCCAACCCACAAACAATAAGAACAGAACATACACAGTGTAGCACTTGCACTGCACTGATAGGCAGTAGGAGTATTGCACAGATATATTAATTTAAACCTGAGTGAGTTGAGAATGAACACATTGTCTACAATCATACACCTTGAGGCACAAATTTTACTGGTCGGCTATAAATTGTAAGTAACTCAGTGTATAAGAAGATATATAAACTGCAAACTTTGATGTACACATGTTTAAGGGAAATCTTATAGATCTATATTCTTTAATATGTTAAAACCGTATTATAGAATTGCACAAAAAGTTTCTTGAAGTGTCATATGTGGAGTGAATGCAGTGTGCATGTTGTTTTGctgatttatgttttaatatacATAAAGTTTCATGTGAATTCAGCGGACTAGTCCCACTTTACCACTGTGTCACCTGTGTTTAGGTGGGGTCCTCCAAATGttcgagacacacacacatacacacacacacacacacacacacacacacacacacacacacacaccgagttACTCTATTTTCTTCCTCCGGAGCTATTCTAGTGTGAGACGCTCATTCTGAGCAACTGCCTCATTGCACAGCTATTGCAAATCCAAAGACCATCCCCGGCATGAGCGTGTCACTCAAAACACTGCGCCGGAGCGATGGGCATTTTTGCGGGCTAAAGTCATGTCATCCGAGACATTTAATTGGAGCCGGGCGGCCACAGGGGGACAGCGGACGGCATTCCTGCACCGCCTGCGCCCTGTTGTGTTGCCTCTCGCCGCGTGGCCGCACCAGTCCGTGTGGAGAGCACGTCCGCGTCCGTCCGTGCAAAACCTGAGCTGCTGGAGTTTCCCCCCGAGCGACACCAGTGTGTTGGACGCTTTCACTTCACGGTGGGAAAACTTCTGAGCACAAACCAGTCGAGTTGGGGTCTCCACGGGGGAGCGGAGGTCAGCTCCTGGACGACAGACTTGTGCCAACTTTGCTGGATTTGCGTAAAGGCGCAACGACCGAGAGACGACCTGCGCTTTTTCCCCCCTGAAGTGGTTCCactgggaatcaaaccacaACCCACTGAGGACGTAAACTGCTTCATGATTTAAAACTACTCTCAAGTTCCTGGTCCGGGTTCACAGCTGCTTCAGGTAACCGTGACCTGTTGGGCCCAATGGGTCCTTTTCACTGGATGGAACACTCTCCATCATaatgtgaattattattattatcctcTTTCACCCTCTGATTGTGTACTTTATTTTGTCACAACACGTTTTGTTGAGTCAGAACAGCTTCATAAACTCATATTTTAACTTTtcccaacaacaacagagagagacaacatgaaggaaagtgtgtgtctgctggtgtaGAAGGTCACCGAGGTCCTCTGTGTGGGACTGAGGGTTTACCAGGGTTAAAGCAGACATGATATAAAAAGCTTGTACCTTTACTGGAAGAGAGGCGCCCAGAATCCAGACCTCAGAGCCTGTCTGTCAAAGCTCCCTAATTATTTAATCCCACCGCAACTCCAAGTGCATGATGgaactgctgtgtgtgtgtgtgtgtgtgtgtgtgtgtgtgtgtgtgtgtgtgtgtgtgggggtgtttaCATAGTCACATATGGGGGACTTGAGGTCAAGGTTAAGTTTGGTTAATTTTGGTTTAAGTCAAGGTTAGGCTAAGAgttgggtttaggttaggtCTGGATTAGAGTAAGTCTCCTggaaatcaatgtaaatcaATGATTGATGAGTTTTGGCTGtaaattttcattaaaaagggaaaaatcgTTTGTTCCGTCCAAGTTTAAAACCCAGAGATTTACAATCATCTAAATCCAATAAAGTCGGGAAACTATCACATTTAAGATGCTGGAAACACCTTATTTTCACGGTAGATCTCTTGAATGATTGCAAGTTTTCACTCGATCCACTAATCGTGCCGTTGTTACATCTTCACCGGTCGTTCACCAGGCTCCTGTCGATTGTGCTAACAGCTCTGTTTTGTCCCTGTGGCCTCATGAAGGGATAAATGATCACCTCAACCAGAAGAGTGTCTCCCGATAAATCTGAAGTTAGAATCGCCTTCAGCCTCGAAGAAACCtcaggtacagacacacacacacacacacacacacacacacacacacacacacacacacacacacacacacacacacacacacacaaacacacacacctgctgcgTTTCAAAAACAAGGAAACGACTCCATCTAAGTTTAGTCACCTATTACTTAATTGACCATTTAACACCTGATGCAGCGTGGagctctactctctctctctctctctctgtgtttccactATGTGAACACATGCACCACATTCTTCCCACCAAAACAGACCAGGcagcagacccccccccccatacccCTTCCCTCACACCCTATCACTGTAACCGTGATCATTCTTCTGTGCTGTAGCTCTAACAGGTGCTCCCTCTATTTCTGTTGGACCACAtcacattaacaaacaaaccgcacacactcacacacacacacacatacacgtttGCAGCTGTGCAGCCTCGTGAGCAAACGCACCGTTGCTACTCCAACGTGgattaatcaattattcaatCAGTCAAAAATATGCACGATTCATGTTGtccccacacactcacataccCAGAGGTCTGTGGTACCTATGGTGCGAGGTGGTTTTACTGCAGTGGGGCCAGGCACTGGGACAGCAGCTGCCGCCCTGCAATGGCAGAGTCAGGTTTCCCCCGCTAATACTAACAGTGTCCCGCTGCCTGATTCACTGTTCAGCTTTTAGAACACTGGCCTATATTTATAAGCAGTTAACACTTACAGTCCTGCTCCACCCATCCTTGATCCCCCGTGTCTGTCTCCCAGGAAGTGAGACGAAGGACTGCGGTCGAAACAACACGCTCACATTTGACTCCGAGCACAGATTCGCTGAACTACTAGTGAagctctgcttttgtttttgcacgTGCTCCTTATTGAATTCCTTAATCTattgtattgattttaatttgtcctTAAATAGCCTTTTCCCTCCTCCTTAAACATCCTCATTCACTACACATCGATTTTCatttaaggctcatttatgctgcctttagagaaaaagacaaaagtccATTTCAAACGATGTCCCTGTCCCTGCGTCCTTACGTACGTTGACATGGTTGTTTAACAGTttttgacaacaacaaacatggcgacggtggaggaggttgtgatgaTGCAGCTCTTTAAAATGAGGCCTTGTAAACGTACTTActctcctcgtctctcctcaAAAGGTTTTGCCACTGCTAACATATTGTCGTCtcgcttgaactattggctacgCTGCCCCCAATGATATACGGTGGTATTGCTGTTTCGTCTGTATCGTTCTGAAGAGCATAATTTCATCTCCCTAATATATCTCGTCATGCTCCAGTTCACATTCATAAATCTGAGGCACTGCAGAGGATCTGCTTTAGTTGTGACTTcccttgttttagtttttcataaaAAGAGTTCCGGCACAATGCGACCTCAACCTCCAGAGTCAAACCTCGTTCCCCAGACGATCGTGTTGTTGAGTCTTTGAAACCCATGTTCTCAGCAGGCAGACTTAGACCTGTTGCACCATCTGCGGATCATCCTCTAGTCCCTCTATGACTTCATGCCGGGCATAGTTATAACCCCACACTGTGTCAATCCCAAGCTTGGGAACTGTATTTATTCTACATCATAATTGGCCCCATGGCTGCAGGCCGGCCCGCTAATGCGCCTGCTTTTAGAAAGTTGCATCACCCCAGGATTCTCCACGTGCTCGGCCTCCCGGGGGGACATTGCTGGCGAGGAGGAGGCCGGTGCAGACAacctgtctgtttctgtctgtctggctgtcAGTGGGTCCGtctgaatctctctctgtccataCGTCTGGTCTGTCTGTTCCCTCTGCCCactgtgtttatctgtctgtgcCTGTATTCTCTCCCCGCGTCATGTCTTTCAATGTGACAGCTCATTACTGCCGTTCAGCAAGAGGACACGGCTCATTTATAAGTGCAGCACTGTGTTGCTATGTTGTTGTGTCATAGAAGAGGCCCCTATAGTGTTTCCTTTTGGGACGTTTTATGAGGGGGAGACAGGCATTAGAGTGACTGCCTGTAAAACAAGTCACTTGGCTGTAAATCAAAGGCTCAGAGCAAACGACTGAGAAGACGTTATGCAGCATGTTGATTCAGCAAGTGATGTAAGATAACTCTGGACCGGAAGGAATTCCTACTTTTCAGACAAACTTTCATCAGCATCCTATCTGAAAATCAACTTGCAGCTAGAGACAAAACTTTATTCATTAAAGAAACTCAGAATTTCATAGCGTCCTTCAACAGTTGCCATTGAAATGATAAATTCCAATGATccactgtttttaaatgattcaaactTAGATTTGACAAAATGATCCATCTTGCACAACTTGTGAGTTTCTGCAGGCTGATTGTCATTGATTACTTAGATATATAAATTTTAATCCATTAAACCATTGGTTGAAACTTCAAactaatatacaatatatattaatattcttCTTAAATGTTAATGTGTCCATAATATTTAAccaaaaatactaaatattcaGCATAGCTTTCAAAAAGGGAAAATTCTGTATAAAATAGTAATCAAGCAACATTAAAGTGCAGGACTTTTGCTTTAACTGTATTTGACAGTAAGAATAAGAGACTTATACTTAAGtagaaaatattaatatttattccACCTCTGCATAAAACACAATGTATGCTCTTTGTAGAGAATACGAAATtgttaacacaaaaacaataaaaacagaattcTTAATATCCTTAACAGAATTGTTTTTGATAGTTCACACTATACATCACAGTAACATCTTTCAATAGTAGTATTCATTCAACATATAATAAATGACATTCTacatattatttgttttaaaataatcagactaagtcatgtgttgtgtttcaacAGATGTAAAAGATGTGGGGGACCTCGCGAAGACTTTCCCAGACCTCGAACAGCGATTACAGGTAAACAGTTACATTGGATACACAATGTGGCAGAGCAGCACAAAGGAGGAGGTGCATGATACAGAGATGATGGCAAAGAATGCTGATGAAGAAAATAttagcattttacattttgaacatCATGTCTGGCTCTGTTTTGtggtgttgtttcttttcttttttactgtgCAATATACTGTACAGTCACGAAAGCCAAACTTTTAAATTCCCCTCTTTTAATTTAGAGTATTTTACTGTACAAACAAGCAAACTGCCATTTAAATACGAAACTACTAATTGAAAAAATAGTTTTAGAGGAAAAGTAGCTGTAAAAATGATTAAAGATTatcagaaaattaaaaataaacctcactgtaaaacataaaaaggtaTAAAGCCGACATCAAGGGTtgatgatattattatattgatgATTTATTGTTACTGAGTTGCTAAATAAGGAGGCGCTCGGGATCAGTTCATCCATAAAtcaatgttttcactgtgtgttctcACGCTGCTATTATTGTTGTCATTGAATTATCCTTCAGCGGGAGCCAGTGCCAGGGTCACAAAAAGTGCACGTCGGTTTAGAGTATCAAGTGGGAACAGTAGTAGGCCAGTGAATGATCGCTGCCAGACACGGTACTactggaaaaaggaaaagggtCACATGGCTTTTGTTTCCATGTAACATTAAATACACTTCTTCATACAAGTGGTATGAATGTAAATAAGATAAGGTTTTACTTGCTGTCACATGTTTTAACAGAAGTGAGATCTGCTGCTAAGTTCGGACATTTGACAAATACCCGAGGACATTCCAAGCCACAGATTGTGCCTCTTATAGCTTCTGCTACTACAAGAGAGGAAATCCTCTTTTTAAACGTGTTTGAAaatcttttctgtattttccgAATCACTGAAGACATTTCTAAGCATCTAGATGAAAAAGAAATTTAACTCTgccaataaaacattttcttgacCTTGCGAAGTGGAAGCGTTCCTACCTGTCCTTGGCAACCGGCAGGCCGCCATGTCTCCCGTCTTTGTTTTGATATAGAAACAGAATTTGGGATCCCCTCATGACACCTCTACACAGAACTGGCTGGCCCTCGTCAGCAGAAATTCGTCCGTGGCAGAACGCCACGACCAGCAATAGATCTGCTCTGAAAGACCCACGGCAAAGTTGGCCAGAGGCTTGGGCAGTGAGCTTTATAGCTCCTGTTTATAGCTGACTTTAGTTCAGGATTATCGATGTCTCAACCCACTGTCACAACCTTTGAGTACAGGAACATTACCTAACAATGAAAAAGGCCGGTTCACTTATACTGAAACATGACATTGATGAAGTGAAGAGTTGTCATGGAAACTGTCCTATCAGTAATGAAATTattcaacacattttatatataatattctgTCGACTTCACTTTTAACTATTAACTAAAAAAAATTTAGCAAAATCTGCTTTTACAGCGTATTTATGAAATATTAGTAGATGACAGTATCGTCTGCATATAATTGAATATGATAGATAAAGCATCACAGCATCTGTGGgaggtaattaaaaaaaacagagaacaaCAGTGGTCCAAAATATGAACCTTGCGGGACACGTAAGGAAGTATATTCATTAAAATATGAGAACAGGTCAATTCAAAGAAATCGTGAACTGCAGACAGAGCTGTTAGTTGAAGGAATTGGTAATTATATAAGAATCATTTACAATTTCATTACTTACTCTATAGTGGAGCATTTGGTGGATCTATTGATTTTACTATTGATTATCTTTCAAAATTGTTTAGTGTTATTCAAGTCATTAGCTAAATAGTCTTAACGATTATagatttaacatttcttttttcggttgtgtatttatttattttctaagtCTTTATATGCCTCACAATCTGTTGTAGAGAGATTTCCTTGTTTAAAGAGACTTATAAGACCATTAATTAAGTGATTGTCTACCTGTTGTCCACTTTTTCTGTGAAACACTTTTGTAATTGcataatttttccttttttattttatgacttATGACTGTAAATAGGCCAATTTTCTACAACACAGCATATTTACATCTTGTATATTATACTGATGGTCATTAAGGTGCATAGTTCCCATCGAAGAATTAAAAGAAATTGAAGTCCTCTTGTATAAAAGGTATGAGATGAAACCTGTGCCAATTTATGTCGATTAAATGTTAGTGTTTAAACTGTCAAATAGGTTTTTTAATCGATAATGAATGATAATTGCTGTTAGAGTCACACAGAATACGATCTCAAGAGTAACTGTTGcttgtgtgatgtttttctcAGCAGCTTGAAATGAATCTGAACTAACTCCACATGTGTTCGACCTCTTGCAGCCAGTTCCCCCCTGCGGGTCTCGGAGAGAGAGTGTCCAGGTGCACAAGGAGCACTGCAGGATGGCCAGAGAGTTCCACCAGGTCAAACATGAGATGTCCCTGCTGGAGGACCGCAAGTAAGACCCCACATGAAGTCACTTCTATGTTGTTCATTCTGGTCCATAAACCCTTTTGTTAAAATTCAGATCAGAGGTTTTTGTGTTAGAGTCATGTCAGGGTCACAGCTCCCACCAGCAGAAACACTGGCACTGGGTGGCACAGTGGTAAAGTGGCTCGTACTTGTCAGTTTCCTCAGcgtgctccagcttcctcccacaatccaaagaGATACAGCTTCGGCTTGAGTTAATTGGCCACTTTAAATTGCCCTTGTGTGGTGTGTATCCCACCTCTCGGccaactgggattggctccagcctcccATGACCCTCGatggataagcagtatagataatggacaGATGAAGAGCTACTGGTTTGTCGAGGCCAGTCATTAGAAAACTTAATTTTTAGATGCTTAAATGTCCTTAATTGACAATTAGATAAAAGTAAttcaaggaaaaaaaattataatgtaCCATTATAATAAATCTAATGTATGATTGGAAATCAAACTTACAAGGTTTAGGGGTTATGGTTAAATTCCCATTAAAGCCACCTGAGCTttggccactagatggcactTGGCCGTTTACAGCCTCAGAAAATAAACCTTCAACCTTCAATAAACCTATTTTAGCAGTGATTGCatgagacctgtgtgtgtgtgtgtgtgtgtgtgtgtgtgtgtgtgtgtgtgtgtgtgtgtgtaaaacactcacagagcACACTGTCCCCTGTGTCCTCAGCAGCTGTGGGTAGTCTTAGCAGATGGATTTTCAAAGCCTTTTACTGTTACCCTACcaccacacctacacacacacacacacacacacacacacacacatcaaacacacacacacacacacacacacacacacacacacacacacacacacacacacacacacacacacacacacacacacacactacttgGCAGTTCCTAAAAAGAGAACAGCAGGCCGACTGATGGGATGAGTGTAGCCTTGGGTTTAGATAAGAACACAATGAGTCAGACCTGTGCAACCCCTTGAATCCGGgcccactgaaacacacacacaccctttcaGAAAGTTTAGATACAACTAGACACTATGGGGGCAAAACCACAACCTGCTCGTATTCCATTACTAAGTGGAACTTCTCATTAATACTTTTCCATAGAGCGTGAATATTTTTGTGTTGGTCATCCTCCAACAGCAACATGCATGACACAATGAAAGTTTTACTTCCTGTATTTTATGAGGAAGAGAACTCACAGAGAGAAAACGGACATTTCAGACACTTGCATGTGTGGCAAGGATGACAAAACGAAATTTGACAAAATTCACTCACAGTAtcaaacaagaaacacaaagcagcattCATCAGAAACTTTAACTCACATTCATAAATGTCATGAAAGTGAAAGTTATGacaccaacaacaaaaataacaaaaatgggttgggtttttaaaaagttggtCATAGTGGAATAATGGAGTTTTAGAAAAACCCTCTTCAGTGTATTTATAGAAACATTAACTCAAGACTGGAAATTAACCTAATGTTTTTAAGCCTTTTAGCATCACACACAAGAAATAAACTTAGAGTGAAAGAGTTAAGTGGGATTGAGGTTTCATTTTGGTGACATGTGGGTGTCACGGGGGTGGTGTGGTAATTTGTTGtaactttttactt
The Hippoglossus stenolepis isolate QCI-W04-F060 chromosome 15, HSTE1.2, whole genome shotgun sequence DNA segment above includes these coding regions:
- the map3k7cl gene encoding MAP3K7 C-terminal-like protein, with translation MITSTRRVSPDKSEVRIAFSLEETSDVKDVGDLAKTFPDLEQRLQPVPPCGSRRESVQVHKEHCRMAREFHQVKHEMSLLEDRKRKLLAELVEDEKVAVEIARLEEEFQRLTEENRNLVTVHNERAQQLERLCLSDRTSRDSSS